The Girardinichthys multiradiatus isolate DD_20200921_A chromosome 9, DD_fGirMul_XY1, whole genome shotgun sequence genome segment TATCCATTATTTTGTCTATCCAAACATTTGTTTGTCCAATTATGTTTATCCatcaattcatccatccattgtctaatTATCTGTGTATCCATCAGTTTGTCCATCCGTATGTCGTTTCCTTTTTTTACTTACTTCTTCTAAACATGACAGCTTTTCATTATAAGCCAAAGGACAgatgttgtaaaaaaaataaacaagttggCCTAATTTGATATGACTGACATTTTCCTACTGTCCGCTGTCGCCAGGTCAAAGTCAAGATGTCGGTAAGCAACCACGAAAACCGAAAGTCTCGCTCCAGCTCCGGCTCCATGAACATCCAGCTTTTTCACAAGACGTCGCACGCCGATAGCCTGTTGACTCAGCTCAATCTGCTACGCAAGCGAAGAGTCTTCACCGATGTCGTACTAAAAGCCGGCAACCGCTCCTTCCCATGCCACCGGGCTGTCCTGGCCTCCTGCAGTCGCTACTTCGAGGCCATGTTCAGCGGCGGGCTCCGGGAGAGCCGCGACGATGACGTCAACTTCCACGACTCCCTCCACCCGGAAGTACTGGAGCTCCTACTGGACTACGCCTACTCGGCCAGAGTCATCATCAACGAGGAGAATGCCGAGTCTTTACTCGAAGCTGGCGACATGCTTCAGTTCCACGACATACGGGACGCAGCCGCGGAGTTTCTGGAGAAGAACCTCCACCCGTCCAACTGTCTGGGGATGATGCTGCTGTCAGACGCCCACCAGTGCCAGAGGCTGTATGAGCTGTCTTGGAGGATGTGCCTGGCGAACTTTGCTACTCTCTTCAGAACAGAGGACTTCCTTAGACTGCCCAAAGATAAAGTCCAAGAGCTGATCCTCagtgaggagctggaggtggaaGACGAAAGCCTGGTGTATGAGGCCGTCATCGACTGGGTGAAGGCGGACATGGAGCGGCGGCACAGCGAGTTGCCTGACCTGCTGCGCTGCGTGCGCCTGGCTCTACTGCCCGAATCCTATCTGCTGAAGAACGTCGCCTCAGAGGAGTTAGTGATGTGCCACAAAGTAGGCCGGGAGATCGTAGAAGACGCCGTGCGGTGCAAGATGAGGATCCTGCAGAACGACGGCATCGTGACGGGGTTCTGCGCTCGGCCCAGAAAAGTGAGCCAGGCCTTGCTGCTTCTGGGGGGACAGACTTTCATGTGTGACAAAGTCTATGTGATTGACAACAAGACCAAGGAGATCACCCCCAAAACAGATATCCCAAGCCCCAG includes the following:
- the enc3 gene encoding ectodermal-neural cortex 3 produces the protein MSVSNHENRKSRSSSGSMNIQLFHKTSHADSLLTQLNLLRKRRVFTDVVLKAGNRSFPCHRAVLASCSRYFEAMFSGGLRESRDDDVNFHDSLHPEVLELLLDYAYSARVIINEENAESLLEAGDMLQFHDIRDAAAEFLEKNLHPSNCLGMMLLSDAHQCQRLYELSWRMCLANFATLFRTEDFLRLPKDKVQELILSEELEVEDESLVYEAVIDWVKADMERRHSELPDLLRCVRLALLPESYLLKNVASEELVMCHKVGREIVEDAVRCKMRILQNDGIVTGFCARPRKVSQALLLLGGQTFMCDKVYVIDNKTKEITPKTDIPSPRKECSACAIGCKVYVTGGRGSENGASKDVWVYDTLHDEWSKAAPMLVARFGHGSAELDHILYVVGGHTSLAGSFPASPSVSLKQVEQYDPQSNKWTLVAPLREGVSNAAVVGAKNKLFAFGGTSVNRDKYPKVQCFHPCQNRWSVPAACPQLWRYTAAAVVGNHVVVIGGDTEFSASSAYRFNSETYQWSKFCDVTAKRISCHAVASGNRLYVVGGYFGAQRCKTLDCYDPSSDSWDSVTSVPYSLIPTAFVSTWKYLPS